A region from the Colwellia sp. PAMC 21821 genome encodes:
- the rsxD gene encoding electron transport complex subunit RsxD, translating into MAFWIASSPHNHQQSETSALMRLVIYATIPGIFAQWYFFGWGNLIHISLAVATALIAEFAVLSIRDKKITTQLFDGSAILTAVLIGISLPALAPWWITIIGSVFAIVVVKQLYGGLGHNPFNPAMAAYVMLLISFPVQMTQWQPPLSLLAMDIQFNDTLAIIFSGYTPQGYSVEQIRTHIDGFTMATPLDTVKTNITLGLTVVESMNAPVIGKHFGIGWEWINAGFLLGGLILLYKKAIHWTTPFSFLLSLFVCSFIAFIISPDSSASTMFHWFTGATMLGAFFILTDPVSGATSVRGRLVFGALAGLLVYLIRKFGGYPDAIAFAVLLCNMAAPLIDQYTRPRTYGHDLGVKK; encoded by the coding sequence ATGGCATTTTGGATAGCAAGTTCTCCGCATAATCATCAACAAAGTGAAACATCGGCCCTGATGAGGTTGGTTATTTACGCCACTATTCCTGGCATATTTGCCCAGTGGTACTTCTTTGGTTGGGGTAATTTAATACACATATCGTTAGCCGTAGCCACCGCACTTATTGCCGAATTTGCCGTTTTATCGATACGAGATAAGAAAATAACGACTCAACTATTTGACGGAAGTGCCATATTAACTGCGGTGTTGATTGGCATTAGCTTACCTGCCTTAGCGCCATGGTGGATAACTATTATTGGTAGTGTATTTGCCATTGTCGTGGTTAAACAGCTCTATGGTGGTTTAGGTCATAATCCTTTTAATCCCGCGATGGCCGCTTATGTCATGCTATTAATTTCATTTCCTGTACAAATGACACAATGGCAACCACCCCTGTCACTACTGGCTATGGATATACAATTTAATGACACGCTCGCGATTATTTTCTCTGGTTATACGCCTCAAGGCTACTCCGTTGAGCAAATTCGAACGCACATTGACGGGTTTACCATGGCAACCCCGCTTGATACCGTTAAAACCAACATCACCCTTGGGTTAACAGTAGTTGAAAGCATGAACGCCCCCGTTATAGGAAAGCATTTTGGTATTGGCTGGGAATGGATAAATGCTGGCTTTTTACTTGGTGGCTTAATTTTACTCTATAAAAAAGCCATACATTGGACAACACCATTTAGTTTTTTATTAAGCTTATTCGTTTGTAGTTTTATCGCTTTTATCATCAGTCCTGATAGTAGTGCATCAACTATGTTTCACTGGTTTACAGGTGCAACAATGTTAGGGGCATTTTTCATTCTAACCGACCCTGTTTCCGGTGCTACCAGTGTCAGAGGACGATTAGTTTTTGGCGCGCTTGCCGGTTTATTAGTGTACTTGATCAGAAAATTTGGTGGCTATCCTGATGCCATCGCTT
- the rsxC gene encoding electron transport complex subunit RsxC, protein MESVIERIQRGSFWQFHGGIHPPEQKFLTSTKPIASAQIPEQLIIPIRQHIGQAGKLIVNIGDKVLKGQVLTESDSPMSLPIHAPTSGTISAVKLMAIPHPSGLSETCVILTPDGEDTWKQRQICPDYQLLSKEKILEKIANAGIAGMGGAGFPTQVKVSTLAKIDYLIINAAECEPYITADDLLIQEHSPTILDGIKIVDHLLTPKHILIGIEDNKPKAIDALQKATADIDHIQVCVIPTKYPSGGEKQLIQILTGQEVPSGVLPSSLGIVMQNVATCFAIADAVINDTPLIKRVVTVSGQALEKPQNVWALIGTPVGFLTNQCGYQNSEKRHLIMGGPMMGFSLPHDQVPVIKSTNCILAPSEIEIASPFSSTSSKEVECIRCGQCADVCPAQLLPQELQWSAKAKDQPQLAKLNLFDCIECGACAYVCPSQIPLVHYYRVAKAEIRQQKLLDIKAEKAKVRFEARKLRLEREKIAREEKHKIAAEARKARMNSGTSAAKSEKSAVADALARVKAKKAQASLSSNAATNTADKPVDTNAEPSATAVQNDDSKSPVANAIARAKAKKLAQSNQAKIDSLDTLQNNESPSSTSSAQAAPVVIDKKAKVAAAIAKAKAKKRQAEAALSSESGEKIQTESTKEANKVLKPEVITNESTTEAKASPAVDKKAKVAAAIAKAKLKAKAKADAKLMTDTSLESAEKTPTKTEVTAANITADETVNIDHSSKNEDKSEPQTVNVIDSSNLDKKAKIAAAVAKAKAKKLAAKSQQTSDTQAGKISATNESDDKQALTTEAASAANKKARIAAAVAKAKAKKLAASSDKSPTSE, encoded by the coding sequence GTGGAATCGGTAATTGAACGAATACAGCGAGGAAGTTTTTGGCAGTTTCATGGCGGCATTCATCCGCCTGAGCAAAAGTTTCTCACTAGCACTAAGCCCATTGCCAGTGCACAAATACCAGAACAGTTAATCATTCCTATCCGCCAACATATTGGACAGGCGGGTAAGCTCATTGTCAACATTGGTGACAAGGTACTCAAAGGGCAGGTATTAACTGAAAGTGATAGCCCAATGTCGTTGCCTATTCATGCACCGACAAGTGGTACCATTTCAGCCGTTAAATTGATGGCGATTCCGCATCCTTCTGGTTTAAGCGAAACTTGCGTGATATTAACGCCAGACGGTGAAGATACCTGGAAACAACGTCAGATCTGTCCGGATTATCAATTATTAAGTAAAGAAAAAATATTAGAAAAAATCGCAAATGCTGGCATAGCAGGTATGGGCGGCGCAGGCTTTCCTACACAAGTTAAAGTAAGCACTTTAGCTAAAATAGATTATTTAATTATCAATGCAGCTGAATGTGAACCGTATATCACAGCGGATGATTTATTGATCCAAGAGCATAGCCCAACTATTTTAGACGGTATTAAAATTGTCGACCATTTACTAACGCCAAAACATATTCTTATTGGCATTGAAGACAACAAACCTAAAGCTATAGATGCCTTACAAAAGGCCACAGCAGACATCGACCATATTCAAGTTTGTGTTATACCGACAAAATACCCGAGTGGTGGCGAAAAACAGCTAATTCAAATATTAACAGGTCAAGAAGTACCGTCAGGCGTTTTACCTAGCTCCTTGGGTATAGTAATGCAAAACGTTGCGACTTGTTTTGCTATTGCTGATGCGGTTATTAACGACACACCGCTCATAAAACGCGTTGTTACCGTTAGCGGGCAAGCGCTAGAAAAACCACAAAATGTATGGGCACTTATTGGCACCCCCGTTGGATTTCTAACCAACCAATGTGGCTACCAAAACAGTGAAAAACGACACTTAATTATGGGTGGCCCTATGATGGGCTTTAGTTTGCCGCATGATCAAGTACCGGTGATAAAAAGCACTAACTGTATCTTAGCACCCAGTGAAATTGAAATAGCGTCACCTTTTTCATCTACTAGCAGTAAAGAGGTAGAGTGTATTCGCTGTGGCCAATGTGCCGATGTATGCCCTGCTCAGTTATTGCCACAAGAATTACAATGGAGCGCGAAAGCCAAAGATCAGCCACAACTGGCAAAGCTTAACTTATTTGATTGTATTGAATGTGGCGCTTGTGCATACGTTTGCCCAAGCCAAATTCCGTTAGTACATTATTACCGTGTGGCAAAAGCTGAAATTCGCCAACAAAAATTACTCGACATTAAAGCTGAAAAAGCCAAGGTAAGATTTGAAGCGCGTAAACTAAGACTTGAACGGGAAAAAATTGCCCGCGAAGAGAAACATAAAATTGCCGCAGAAGCTCGCAAAGCCAGAATGAATTCAGGCACATCGGCTGCAAAATCAGAAAAATCTGCGGTAGCTGATGCACTAGCTCGTGTAAAAGCTAAAAAAGCTCAAGCGAGTTTATCTAGCAATGCAGCTACCAATACTGCTGATAAGCCTGTGGATACAAACGCCGAGCCGTCAGCGACCGCAGTACAAAATGATGACAGTAAAAGCCCTGTCGCTAATGCTATTGCACGAGCAAAGGCGAAAAAGTTAGCACAAAGTAACCAAGCAAAAATAGATTCGTTAGATACGCTACAAAACAATGAATCGCCGAGCTCAACGTCATCAGCGCAAGCAGCGCCCGTTGTTATCGATAAAAAAGCTAAAGTTGCCGCCGCTATTGCTAAAGCTAAAGCAAAAAAACGCCAAGCGGAAGCCGCATTAAGTAGTGAAAGCGGTGAAAAAATTCAAACTGAATCGACCAAAGAAGCCAATAAGGTATTAAAACCTGAGGTAATTACCAACGAGTCGACTACAGAGGCAAAAGCCAGCCCAGCAGTAGATAAAAAGGCTAAAGTAGCCGCGGCAATTGCCAAAGCGAAGTTAAAGGCGAAAGCAAAAGCAGACGCCAAATTAATGACTGATACATCGCTGGAAAGTGCAGAAAAAACGCCAACTAAAACTGAAGTAACAGCTGCAAATATAACAGCAGACGAAACCGTAAATATCGACCATTCGAGCAAAAATGAAGACAAAAGCGAACCACAGACGGTTAATGTAATTGACAGTTCAAACCTAGATAAAAAAGCTAAAATTGCGGCGGCAGTGGCTAAAGCGAAAGCAAAAAAATTGGCAGCAAAGTCTCAGCAAACATCTGATACACAAGCAGGCAAGATATCAGCTACGAATGAAAGTGACGATAAACAAGCACTGACTACAGAAGCTGCCAGTGCTGCAAATAAAAAAGCGCGAATTGCAGCCGCAGTCGCTAAAGCGAAAGCCAAAAAGCTGGCTGCTTCATCCGATAAATCACCAACTTCAGAGTAA